DNA sequence from the Sinomonas terrae genome:
GGTGAAGGACCGCATCATGGGCACGGCCGAAGACACGACGGACAGTCTTTCGGACGCTGCCGACAGCGCGCGCGGAGCGCTTTCGAACGCGGGCGACTCCATGGGGCAGGCCAAGCAGAAGGTGACCCGGAAGGCTCAGGGCAATCCGCTCGCCGCCGGTCTCATCGCGTTCGGTGCAGGCCTCCTGGTCTCGTCGCTCATCCCGCCGAGCCAGAAGGAGCAGGAACTCGCCCAGACGGTGAAGGAGAAGGCTGAGCCCGTGACTCAGCAACTCTCGGACGCTGCATCCGAGGCTGCCTCCCACCTCAGGCAACCCGCCCAGGAAGCGGTCCAGTCAGTCAAGGAGACGGCAACGGAAAGCGCCCAGAACGTGAAGCAGGAGGCGCAGCATCAAGGCGCTTCGGTGCAAGACCGCGCCCAGGAGGCGCAGGAGAACCTGCGCCAGAGTTGAGCCTCGCTTGGAGCGACGGGCGGTTCCCCTCGGGGAGCCGCCCGTCGGCGTGTCTAGAGGGATCGCAAAACCCGGCGGGCCCCCGAAACCCTGACGGCTACCGCGGGTTTCGGGCGGTGCCCGAGGCCTCGCGCCGCACACGCTGGCCTATGAGGCGGTAGACGATGCCGACGGCGAGGACAACGAGGCCTGCGACGATCGAGGGCAGCGGGAGGCACCCGGCCAACGCAACGCAGCCGATAGCCCCCAGGATCTGGAGGACCTTGGGGTACAGCCGGTGCCCGTGATCCTGTGTGAAGGCCGAGGCGTTTGCCACGAAGTAGTAGAGCAGAACGCCGAACGAGGAGAACCCGAGGGCCCCCCGGAGATCCGTCGTCACCACGAGGATGCATACGACGACGGCGAGGACGACTTCGGCGCGGTGCGGCACGTGGTACCGGTCGTGGACGGCAGCGAGCCAGCCGGGCAGGTCCTGGTGGCGGGCCATCGCGAGGGTGGTCCGGCCGATGCCCGCGGTGATCGAGAGGAGAGACCCGAGCGTCGCCGCGGCTGCCCCGAGCCGAACGATGGGCGACGCCCACACGGAGCCGCCCGCGGTGACCACGTCGGACAACGGGGCCGAAGAGGCGGCGAGCCTGTCCGGGCCGATGGTGAGAAGGCT
Encoded proteins:
- a CDS encoding DUF3618 domain-containing protein — translated: MSENPDAIRADIEQTRQRLGYDVDAVADKVTPSHIAHRQTERVRGAVSGVKDRIMGTAEDTTDSLSDAADSARGALSNAGDSMGQAKQKVTRKAQGNPLAAGLIAFGAGLLVSSLIPPSQKEQELAQTVKEKAEPVTQQLSDAASEAASHLRQPAQEAVQSVKETATESAQNVKQEAQHQGASVQDRAQEAQENLRQS